The following proteins are co-located in the Nonlabens ponticola genome:
- a CDS encoding c-type cytochrome, with the protein MINKKLHLSVWQFVLASVFVTFSMLQSAAQDLDTSDGEPAMPVEAEAAPEEDTIGDAAAGEKLFKSNCASCHKLYKRATGPALFEVTKRREREWLYKWIKNSAALIASGDAQANEIYNEYGQSNMNAFPNLTNTDIDNILAYTNTPKPVAQVLGPEAQAELAPVDTTMTNNIVLGALALVLVVLIVVLFAVNKTLKRFAEANGIQTEFEDEEAETRTPIWQAFIQNQFLVLVSAVFLLLASAYFAYGALMAVGVDQGYAPVQPIHYSHRIHAGVSQIECKYCHSSVRESKHAGIPSLNVCMNCHKQIAEVANETYQEGINEYGVDYNKEIQKLYAAVGWDEETQSYSGEEEPVRWVRIHNLPDLAYFNHAQHVQAGNIACQTCHGQVQEMEIMYQYSPLTMGWCINCHRETNVDLQGNGYYEEIHKELSEKRGGRQLTIADLGGLECGKCHY; encoded by the coding sequence ATGATAAATAAGAAATTACATCTTTCTGTCTGGCAGTTTGTTCTAGCATCTGTTTTTGTAACTTTTTCTATGTTACAATCAGCTGCTCAGGATCTTGACACCTCTGACGGTGAGCCTGCAATGCCGGTTGAGGCAGAAGCTGCTCCTGAAGAAGACACTATAGGTGACGCCGCTGCAGGCGAGAAATTATTCAAATCCAATTGTGCCTCTTGTCACAAGTTGTACAAACGTGCGACAGGACCAGCTCTATTTGAAGTAACTAAGCGTCGTGAGCGCGAGTGGTTGTACAAGTGGATTAAGAATAGTGCTGCACTTATCGCGAGTGGTGATGCGCAGGCAAATGAGATCTACAATGAGTACGGGCAGTCTAACATGAATGCCTTTCCCAATTTAACAAACACGGATATTGATAATATCCTTGCCTATACCAACACACCTAAGCCAGTAGCTCAGGTTTTGGGGCCAGAAGCTCAAGCGGAATTAGCTCCGGTCGATACGACCATGACTAATAATATCGTTCTAGGTGCTCTCGCTCTAGTACTTGTGGTGCTTATTGTCGTGCTGTTTGCGGTTAATAAAACGCTGAAGCGTTTTGCTGAGGCTAACGGTATTCAAACAGAGTTTGAAGATGAAGAAGCTGAAACTAGAACTCCAATCTGGCAAGCGTTTATTCAGAATCAATTTTTAGTACTAGTGTCTGCTGTATTCTTATTGTTGGCAAGTGCATATTTTGCTTACGGTGCTTTAATGGCAGTTGGTGTTGATCAAGGTTATGCGCCGGTACAGCCAATCCATTACTCGCATAGAATTCACGCTGGTGTAAGTCAGATCGAGTGTAAGTACTGTCACTCAAGTGTACGTGAGTCTAAGCACGCTGGTATCCCATCACTCAATGTGTGTATGAACTGTCACAAACAAATTGCTGAGGTGGCTAACGAGACCTATCAAGAAGGTATCAATGAATACGGCGTTGATTATAACAAAGAGATACAAAAATTATACGCAGCCGTAGGTTGGGATGAAGAAACCCAATCTTATTCTGGTGAAGAAGAACCAGTTCGTTGGGTGCGTATTCATAACTTACCAGATCTTGCCTACTTTAACCACGCACAACACGTGCAGGCTGGAAATATCGCCTGTCAAACTTGTCACGGTCAGGTGCAGGAAATGGAAATCATGTATCAGTATTCACCACTCACGATGGGCTGGTGTATCAACTGTCACAGAGAGACAAATGTTGATCTGCAAGGAAACGGTTATTACGAGGAAATTCACAAGGAACTATCTGAAAAGCGTGGCGGTCGCCAATTGACCATCGCAGATTTAGGAGGACTTGAATGTGGTAAGTGCCACTATTAA
- a CDS encoding translation initiation factor IF-2, giving the protein MITKTLKNLLLVGCVLFTVQATFSQATKKLNEATIEKLVATKIDMDKAGQFNDRYTIYIYQGDVQKANSTKSRYDNLGLPWKSELKYEEPNMKVYVGKYRSRLEAERALLEVRKVFPNARVLKP; this is encoded by the coding sequence ATGATTACAAAAACCCTAAAAAACCTCTTACTAGTTGGTTGCGTGCTTTTTACAGTACAAGCCACCTTTTCCCAAGCTACCAAAAAGTTAAATGAGGCCACCATCGAGAAGCTCGTAGCGACTAAAATCGACATGGATAAGGCTGGACAGTTTAACGATCGATACACCATATATATTTATCAAGGTGATGTGCAAAAAGCCAATTCTACCAAGTCTAGATATGACAACCTAGGCCTGCCGTGGAAATCTGAATTGAAATATGAAGAGCCTAATATGAAAGTGTATGTAGGAAAATATCGCAGCCGTCTTGAGGCAGAAAGAGCACTGCTAGAAGTAAGAAAAGTATTCCCAAATGCCCGAGTATTGAAGCCATAG
- the infB gene encoding translation initiation factor IF-2 — translation MAEVKNMRLNKVLREFNISLDRAVDYLKDQGIEIEARPTTKIDSSVYQALADEFQTDKTKKVASKEVGAERRKEQEELRIQREKEQEEKQKRQEVIKAKKTLSGPKTVGSIDLDATKTTGKEKAVDNVPENKQPEEKKAEAVKEAVAEPETVSNRPSKKTETVVKGKIDLDAPKKAASKKAVAKKEEAAPVKAEKAPEKEEEKATSTPAGIVAPSTEDEPEKIKTEYQKLGGLKVTGKKIDLSKFAKPKKKDDKRKRKRISKPGAGGGSRRGPNTGRKNIVKAEPTEEEIQKQVRETLEKLQGKSSKSKAARYRRDKRDIHREKVEAQELEQAENKELKVTEFVTVSDLSTMMDVPVNQVIGACMSLGMMVTMNQRLDAETMTIVAEEFGFEMDFVNADIEESIAEVEDSEDQLEPRAPIVTVMGHVDHGKTSLLDYIREENVIAGESGGITQHIGAYGVQLKDGQKITFLDTPGHEAFTAMRARGAQVTDLAIIVIAADDDVMPQTKEAISHAQAAGVPIVFAINKVDREVANPEKIKESLANMNLLVEDWGGKIQSQDLSAKTGQGVPELLEKVLLEAELLDLKANPDKPATGTVVEAFLDKGRGYVSTILVQAGTLKVGDYVLAGRTHGKVKAMQDERGHDVEAAGPATPVSILGLDGAPQAGDKFHVFEDEREAKSIAARRTQLQREQSVRTQKTLSLDEIGRRIALGDFKELNLILKGDVDGSVEALTDSFQKLSTEEIQVNIIHKAVGAITESDVLLASASDAIIIGFNVRPQGNARAVAEQEEVDIRMYSIIYDAINDLKDAMEGMLSPELKEEITGSAEVRATFKISKIGTIAGCMVQDGKIYRNSGVRLIRDGVVVYTGTLAALKRFKDDVKEVAKGYECGIQIKNYNDVQENDVIESFREVEVRKTL, via the coding sequence ATGGCCGAAGTAAAGAACATGAGACTCAACAAGGTGCTTAGAGAATTTAATATTTCTCTAGATCGTGCCGTGGACTACCTCAAGGACCAAGGAATTGAAATCGAGGCGCGTCCCACGACAAAGATTGATAGTAGCGTCTATCAAGCACTCGCAGACGAGTTTCAAACCGATAAGACTAAAAAGGTAGCTTCTAAGGAAGTAGGTGCAGAGCGACGCAAGGAGCAAGAAGAACTGCGCATACAACGTGAGAAGGAACAGGAAGAAAAGCAGAAGCGCCAAGAAGTCATCAAAGCTAAAAAGACCTTGTCTGGTCCTAAAACCGTAGGTAGTATCGATCTCGATGCAACCAAAACTACTGGTAAGGAAAAAGCAGTTGACAACGTTCCTGAAAACAAGCAGCCTGAAGAGAAAAAGGCTGAAGCTGTTAAAGAAGCGGTTGCTGAACCAGAAACGGTATCCAACAGACCTTCTAAAAAAACGGAGACGGTTGTCAAGGGTAAAATTGATCTAGATGCTCCTAAGAAAGCGGCTAGTAAAAAAGCGGTTGCTAAAAAAGAAGAAGCAGCACCTGTAAAAGCAGAGAAAGCTCCAGAAAAGGAAGAGGAAAAAGCAACAAGCACTCCAGCTGGTATTGTAGCTCCAAGTACTGAAGACGAACCAGAAAAGATCAAAACCGAGTATCAAAAACTAGGTGGTCTTAAAGTGACTGGAAAGAAGATTGACCTCTCTAAGTTTGCAAAGCCTAAAAAGAAGGACGACAAGCGTAAGCGTAAGCGTATTTCTAAACCAGGAGCTGGTGGCGGTTCACGTCGTGGACCGAATACAGGAAGAAAAAATATTGTCAAGGCAGAGCCTACTGAGGAAGAAATCCAAAAGCAGGTTAGAGAAACTCTTGAAAAACTTCAAGGGAAATCTTCTAAATCTAAGGCGGCGAGATACCGACGTGACAAGCGAGATATTCACCGTGAAAAAGTGGAAGCTCAAGAGCTTGAACAAGCGGAAAACAAAGAACTCAAGGTTACAGAGTTTGTAACGGTAAGCGATTTGTCCACCATGATGGACGTACCTGTGAACCAAGTAATTGGTGCTTGTATGTCATTAGGAATGATGGTGACCATGAATCAGCGTCTTGACGCAGAGACCATGACTATTGTTGCAGAGGAGTTCGGATTTGAGATGGACTTTGTAAACGCAGACATAGAAGAAAGCATTGCAGAGGTTGAGGATAGCGAGGATCAATTAGAGCCTAGAGCACCAATTGTAACCGTAATGGGTCACGTTGACCACGGTAAGACGTCGTTACTTGATTATATACGTGAAGAAAATGTAATAGCTGGAGAAAGCGGTGGTATTACACAGCACATTGGTGCATATGGTGTACAATTGAAAGATGGTCAAAAAATCACTTTCCTCGATACACCTGGTCACGAGGCCTTTACCGCCATGCGTGCGCGTGGTGCACAGGTGACTGACCTTGCAATCATTGTGATTGCTGCAGATGATGATGTTATGCCACAGACTAAAGAGGCAATAAGTCACGCACAGGCAGCTGGCGTGCCTATCGTTTTTGCGATCAACAAGGTGGATCGTGAAGTAGCAAATCCTGAGAAGATTAAAGAATCATTGGCAAATATGAATTTGCTGGTAGAAGATTGGGGTGGAAAAATCCAATCTCAAGACCTATCTGCAAAAACTGGTCAAGGTGTGCCTGAATTGTTAGAGAAAGTATTGCTAGAAGCAGAACTTCTTGATCTCAAAGCTAACCCAGACAAACCTGCTACAGGTACAGTTGTTGAAGCCTTCCTTGATAAAGGTCGTGGTTATGTAAGTACAATTCTTGTACAGGCTGGTACTCTTAAGGTTGGTGATTACGTTCTTGCTGGACGTACACATGGTAAAGTTAAAGCCATGCAAGATGAGCGTGGACATGATGTTGAGGCAGCAGGTCCAGCAACGCCAGTATCTATATTAGGTCTGGACGGTGCACCGCAAGCAGGTGATAAGTTCCATGTATTTGAGGATGAGCGTGAGGCAAAATCTATTGCTGCAAGACGTACTCAACTACAGCGTGAGCAATCTGTTAGAACGCAAAAGACACTATCTCTTGATGAGATAGGACGTCGTATCGCTCTCGGAGACTTTAAAGAATTGAACTTGATCCTTAAAGGTGATGTGGATGGATCTGTCGAGGCATTGACTGACTCGTTCCAGAAACTGTCAACTGAGGAAATTCAAGTGAATATCATACACAAGGCAGTTGGTGCGATTACTGAAAGTGATGTCCTATTGGCAAGCGCTTCTGATGCGATCATCATAGGATTTAACGTGAGACCACAAGGTAATGCCCGTGCGGTTGCAGAGCAGGAAGAAGTGGACATCCGTATGTACTCGATCATTTATGATGCGATCAATGATCTTAAAGATGCGATGGAAGGCATGTTGTCTCCAGAGCTAAAAGAAGAGATCACAGGATCTGCTGAGGTTAGAGCAACGTTTAAGATATCCAAAATCGGTACTATCGCAGGTTGTATGGTTCAAGACGGCAAGATCTATCGCAATAGCGGTGTGAGATTGATACGTGACGGCGTGGTAGTTTACACAGGTACGCTGGCAGCACTTAAACGATTCAAGGATGATGTCAAGGAAGTAGCCAAAGGTTATGAATGTGGTATCCAGATCAAGAATTACAACGACGTTCAAGAGAACGATGTAATAGAAAGCTTCCGTGAGGTTGAGGTAAGAAAAACCTTATAA
- the nusA gene encoding transcription termination factor NusA produces MENLALIESFSEFKDDKMIDRVTLMAILEDVFRSALKRKYGEDDNFDIIINPDKGDLEIWRNRVVVADGEVEDDNSEISLTEAQKIEPDYEIGEDVAEEVKLIQLGRRAILALRQNLISKIHEHDNTNIFKHFKELEGELYNAEVHHIRHRAIILLDDEGNEIIMPKDRQIPSDFFRKGESVRGIIESVELRGNKPNIILSRTSPKFLEKLFEHEIPEVFDGVITVKAVVREPGEKAKVAVDSYDDRIDPVGACVGVKGSRIHGIVRELGNENIDVINWTSNTQLYISRALSPAKIVSMELNEETKKAEVRLNPEEVSKAIGRRGHNIRLAGKLTGYDIDVIREGVEEDVELTEFSDEIEGWVIEEFSKIGLDTAKSVLEQDVDDLVKRTDLEEETVQAVVDILKSEFED; encoded by the coding sequence ATGGAAAATCTCGCATTAATCGAGTCCTTTTCTGAGTTTAAAGATGATAAAATGATCGATCGCGTCACGTTGATGGCGATCCTAGAAGATGTTTTCAGAAGTGCGTTGAAGCGTAAGTACGGTGAGGACGATAACTTTGACATTATTATCAATCCAGATAAAGGTGATTTAGAGATATGGCGCAATCGCGTGGTAGTGGCAGATGGTGAAGTAGAGGACGATAATTCTGAAATTTCATTGACTGAGGCTCAAAAGATTGAACCTGATTATGAAATCGGTGAAGACGTTGCAGAAGAGGTGAAGTTGATCCAGTTGGGTCGTCGTGCAATTCTTGCATTGAGACAAAATTTGATTTCAAAAATTCACGAACACGATAATACTAACATCTTCAAGCACTTCAAAGAGCTGGAAGGTGAGTTGTATAATGCAGAGGTGCACCACATACGTCATCGTGCCATTATCTTGCTAGATGATGAAGGCAACGAGATTATTATGCCTAAGGATCGTCAGATACCTTCAGATTTTTTCCGCAAGGGAGAAAGCGTGCGTGGAATCATTGAAAGCGTAGAATTGAGAGGTAATAAGCCTAACATTATATTGTCTAGAACGTCACCTAAGTTCTTGGAGAAATTGTTTGAGCATGAAATTCCTGAGGTCTTTGATGGTGTGATAACGGTCAAGGCTGTAGTAAGAGAGCCAGGTGAGAAAGCTAAAGTTGCTGTCGATAGCTATGATGATAGAATTGATCCAGTAGGTGCCTGTGTAGGTGTCAAGGGTAGTCGTATTCATGGTATCGTGCGTGAATTGGGTAATGAGAACATTGATGTTATCAATTGGACCTCAAATACTCAGTTATATATATCAAGAGCATTAAGTCCCGCAAAAATTGTCTCCATGGAACTTAATGAGGAAACTAAGAAGGCAGAGGTGCGTTTGAATCCAGAAGAGGTTTCAAAAGCCATAGGTCGTCGAGGACACAACATTAGACTGGCAGGAAAATTGACAGGCTATGACATCGATGTAATACGTGAAGGTGTAGAAGAAGATGTCGAGCTAACTGAATTCTCTGATGAGATTGAAGGTTGGGTGATTGAAGAGTTTAGTAAAATTGGGCTGGATACTGCCAAGAGTGTATTAGAGCAAGATGTGGATGATCTTGTAAAGCGTACCGATCTTGAGGAAGAAACTGTGCAAGCAGTTGTAGATATCCTTAAGTCAGAATTTGAAGATTAG
- the rimP gene encoding ribosome assembly cofactor RimP: MEKRVRELLDAAFEERPDLFLISLDIASGNIIKVVIDGDQDVKVADCIFVSRAVEHQLDREEMDFSLEVTSAGVGKPLTHHRQYIKNVGRKLEIVDRDKRKETGTLEKADDKQVTITWKAREPKPIGKGKVTVDKEWSIDYKDIKQAKVVITFN; the protein is encoded by the coding sequence GTGGAAAAACGCGTAAGAGAGCTGCTGGATGCAGCATTTGAAGAGAGACCAGATTTATTTTTAATTAGTCTGGACATTGCTTCTGGCAATATTATTAAAGTGGTGATTGATGGTGATCAGGATGTTAAGGTAGCAGATTGTATTTTTGTATCTAGAGCGGTTGAACATCAATTAGATAGAGAAGAAATGGATTTCTCTCTTGAGGTTACTAGCGCTGGTGTAGGCAAGCCACTTACTCACCATAGGCAATACATAAAGAATGTAGGTCGCAAGCTAGAGATAGTGGATCGCGATAAGAGAAAAGAGACCGGCACTCTTGAAAAAGCTGATGATAAACAAGTAACCATTACCTGGAAGGCGCGAGAGCCTAAACCTATAGGAAAAGGTAAAGTTACCGTTGATAAAGAGTGGTCAATTGACTACAAGGATATTAAGCAAGCAAAAGTTGTTATAACATTTAATTAA
- a CDS encoding glycosyltransferase family 117 protein gives MNFSYKNLNIILGWTAFSASLIIYWLTIEPTVSFWDAGEYITTATNLEVGHPPGAPLYQMIGAALSIFTTDASQIALMVNMMAAFASAFTILFMFWSITLLLKRHILKDDRDDLMILGSAFIGAMAFAVSDSFWFNAVEAEVYAPAALIMAGMFYLGLLWERDMHEPRGNRWLILISFIIGLSFGVHFLGILTIPAIGLLWYFKHYKKITVKNFIIANIAVIAVLLFVFKLLLPTTLSVFGYLEVFFVNSIGLPFNSGTIIALLLVVGIFVGIITLSRKHNKPIINTAALCILFVLIGFSSWTMLPIRANAGTPINENNPNDARALLAYYNREQYPSPALFYGESFTDIYAGLDPDEPYVDEKPKYEKDLEQGKYVIVNNYKDALQNTHDDHKGFFPRMTDASRASNYVDFMGGLEYSIKPGYQGNPDLLGALDEYQRQFDRGRMTSSEYINTLTQLREFIDIKKPSFGDNLRYALQYQVNYMYLRYFMWNFVGRQNDVQGMWNRYDGNWLSGIKFIDELHLGTQDELSEDMLNNKGRNLYFFLPLILGIIGAVFHAKKDLKSFYVTLILFLFTGLAIIVYLNQSMFQVRERDYAYVGSFLVFGMWIGMGVYALYDALREYSKHPAVKVLTLVTCFAAVPLLMGFQNWDDHDRSEKYTALASAKKYLDSCLPNALIFTIGDNDTFPLWYAQEVEGYRTDVRVVCTSLLSTDWYMDDMKKQAYESEPIPSTLTHDKYSYGTRDALWYADKERIQERFRQAQNNPNYIFPDTMQLADWMEWVASESKITQEAMQNGHMEYTFPTKNVVIPVNKQNVIESGVVKPEDADLIVDEIVINIESNLVYKNRMFMLDIINANDWKRPIYFSGGAFGDEDYIWMKDYLQLDGNAYRLVPIYTPPQDARNPFDMGRVDPDYAYEVIKGWDWGNSGSSEIYHDVETRRNSVGYRSNITRAAQALIADGQLKRAEEILDLGMDKMPLDYYGHYSMIEPFVSSYYEIGSTEKACELLSRTIYKYQDEIDHYAALKLEEQVGTAQEIITAVERYRALVQTSITYNDDVMIQEHLDRFNEYVLMFPRFYDRSEMLTLESSDVQDSASDALLQLLENDIDNADAQRVIEPVTTDTAQ, from the coding sequence ATGAATTTTTCTTATAAGAACCTCAATATAATATTAGGCTGGACGGCCTTTAGTGCATCACTTATCATCTACTGGCTCACGATTGAACCAACGGTAAGCTTCTGGGATGCAGGCGAGTATATCACTACTGCTACTAATCTTGAGGTAGGGCATCCACCTGGAGCACCACTGTACCAAATGATAGGTGCAGCACTTAGTATTTTTACTACAGACGCCTCGCAAATCGCACTAATGGTTAACATGATGGCGGCTTTTGCCAGTGCGTTTACCATACTGTTTATGTTCTGGTCGATTACATTGTTACTCAAGCGACATATATTAAAGGACGATCGCGATGATTTGATGATCTTAGGATCTGCTTTTATTGGTGCCATGGCGTTTGCAGTTTCTGACAGTTTCTGGTTCAATGCCGTCGAGGCCGAGGTTTATGCGCCAGCCGCACTCATCATGGCTGGAATGTTTTATCTAGGACTTTTATGGGAACGGGACATGCATGAACCGCGTGGTAACAGATGGCTCATATTGATATCCTTTATAATAGGACTGTCCTTTGGGGTTCACTTTTTGGGAATACTCACCATTCCTGCGATTGGATTATTGTGGTACTTCAAACACTATAAAAAAATTACTGTCAAGAATTTTATTATCGCCAACATTGCCGTGATAGCGGTTTTATTATTTGTCTTCAAGTTACTGCTTCCTACGACGCTATCTGTTTTTGGTTATCTAGAAGTATTCTTTGTCAACTCAATCGGGCTACCGTTTAACTCTGGAACGATCATCGCACTGTTACTGGTTGTTGGGATTTTTGTTGGGATCATTACGCTTTCGCGAAAGCATAACAAACCTATTATTAACACTGCTGCATTATGTATTCTATTTGTACTTATAGGATTCTCTAGCTGGACGATGCTACCTATAAGAGCCAATGCAGGAACACCTATAAATGAAAATAATCCCAATGATGCGCGTGCACTTCTAGCCTACTACAATCGTGAGCAATACCCATCACCAGCATTGTTCTATGGTGAATCCTTTACTGATATCTACGCAGGCCTAGATCCTGATGAGCCTTATGTGGATGAAAAACCAAAATATGAGAAGGATCTAGAGCAAGGCAAGTATGTGATTGTCAATAATTACAAGGACGCCTTGCAAAACACGCATGACGACCACAAGGGATTTTTCCCGCGCATGACTGATGCCAGCCGTGCCAGTAACTATGTTGATTTTATGGGTGGCCTGGAGTATTCCATCAAGCCAGGCTATCAAGGCAATCCAGACTTACTAGGCGCACTCGACGAGTACCAACGGCAGTTTGATCGTGGCCGCATGACTTCAAGTGAGTACATCAATACATTGACGCAGTTGCGAGAATTCATTGATATTAAGAAACCTAGCTTTGGCGATAATTTGAGGTATGCGCTGCAATATCAAGTTAATTACATGTACCTGCGCTACTTCATGTGGAACTTCGTAGGTCGTCAAAACGACGTGCAAGGCATGTGGAATCGCTATGACGGTAACTGGCTGAGTGGTATTAAATTCATTGACGAACTACACCTAGGAACGCAAGATGAGCTAAGTGAAGACATGCTAAATAATAAAGGGCGCAACCTTTACTTTTTTCTACCATTGATTCTCGGGATCATTGGAGCCGTCTTTCATGCTAAAAAAGATCTCAAATCCTTTTATGTGACCTTGATTCTATTCTTGTTTACAGGACTGGCCATTATAGTTTATTTGAACCAGAGCATGTTCCAGGTGCGAGAACGTGATTATGCCTATGTGGGTTCGTTCCTAGTATTTGGTATGTGGATAGGCATGGGCGTTTATGCTTTGTACGATGCTTTGAGAGAATACAGTAAGCATCCAGCTGTCAAAGTACTCACGCTGGTGACTTGTTTTGCCGCCGTACCGCTGCTCATGGGATTTCAGAATTGGGATGATCACGATCGATCAGAAAAATATACAGCGCTTGCCAGTGCCAAAAAGTATCTGGACAGCTGCTTACCCAATGCCCTCATTTTTACCATAGGTGATAATGATACATTCCCTTTATGGTACGCTCAAGAAGTAGAAGGCTATCGCACTGATGTGCGTGTAGTTTGTACGTCCTTATTGAGTACCGATTGGTACATGGATGATATGAAGAAACAGGCTTATGAAAGTGAGCCAATACCTAGCACGCTTACTCATGACAAATATAGCTATGGTACTCGTGATGCTTTGTGGTATGCGGATAAGGAGCGTATTCAAGAACGCTTTAGACAAGCACAAAACAACCCTAACTACATCTTTCCAGATACCATGCAACTTGCGGACTGGATGGAATGGGTAGCTAGCGAAAGTAAAATCACTCAAGAGGCCATGCAAAATGGGCACATGGAATACACATTCCCTACAAAAAATGTAGTGATTCCTGTCAATAAGCAAAATGTCATAGAAAGCGGCGTTGTTAAACCTGAAGATGCCGACTTGATCGTTGATGAGATCGTAATTAATATTGAGAGCAATTTGGTGTACAAGAACCGCATGTTCATGCTTGATATTATCAATGCAAACGACTGGAAACGTCCTATTTACTTTTCTGGTGGTGCCTTTGGTGATGAAGATTATATCTGGATGAAAGATTACCTGCAGTTGGATGGTAATGCGTATCGTCTAGTACCTATCTACACGCCACCGCAGGATGCTCGCAATCCATTTGATATGGGCCGTGTGGATCCAGACTATGCCTATGAAGTAATTAAAGGATGGGATTGGGGAAATAGCGGCAGCAGTGAGATCTATCACGATGTGGAAACAAGACGCAACAGTGTAGGTTACCGTAGCAATATCACCAGAGCCGCGCAAGCACTCATTGCAGACGGTCAACTTAAAAGAGCAGAGGAAATTCTTGACCTGGGAATGGATAAAATGCCGTTGGATTATTATGGCCATTACTCGATGATTGAACCCTTTGTGTCTTCTTATTATGAAATAGGTAGTACAGAAAAGGCTTGCGAGCTATTAAGTCGCACGATTTATAAATATCAAGATGAGATCGATCATTATGCTGCCCTTAAGCTTGAAGAGCAAGTAGGAACGGCTCAGGAAATCATCACTGCTGTTGAACGCTACAGAGCGCTGGTGCAAACCTCAATTACCTATAATGACGATGTCATGATCCAGGAACACCTGGATAGATTCAATGAGTATGTACTGATGTTCCCTAGGTTTTATGACCGCAGTGAAATGTTGACCCTAGAGTCAAGCGACGTTCAAGATTCTGCAAGTGATGCTTTGTTACAATTGCTGGAAAATGATATCGATAATGCCGATGCACAGCGAGTTATTGAACCTGTGACAACTGATACGGCACAATAA
- a CDS encoding polysaccharide deacetylase family protein, with protein MRWYPDRIPDWISSLFPNYTWHKNRSTKTIYLTFDDGPTPIATSYVLELLDKFNFKATFFLIGDRAQRYPELKQQLIDHGHSIGNHTHNHLNAWKTSNNEYLDNVAFAKANTSNKLFRPPYGRVRPGITNALIKEDYEIVLWDVLSGDFDVSRTAESCLKNLMNATRNGSIIVFHDSDKSYEKLQKILPNYFRWLRNRGYKSARL; from the coding sequence ATGCGTTGGTATCCAGATCGCATACCTGACTGGATATCATCGTTATTTCCTAATTACACTTGGCACAAAAACAGGTCAACTAAAACAATTTATTTGACCTTTGACGACGGGCCAACGCCTATAGCCACTAGTTATGTGCTAGAATTGCTAGACAAGTTTAATTTCAAGGCTACATTCTTTCTTATAGGTGATCGAGCACAGCGATATCCTGAATTAAAACAGCAATTAATAGATCATGGACACTCCATTGGGAATCATACTCACAATCACCTGAACGCTTGGAAAACTTCAAATAACGAGTATCTAGATAATGTAGCTTTCGCGAAAGCTAACACCAGTAATAAATTATTCAGACCGCCGTATGGTCGGGTCAGACCAGGCATCACTAACGCCTTGATTAAGGAAGACTATGAGATTGTTTTGTGGGATGTATTGTCAGGCGATTTTGATGTTTCAAGAACAGCAGAAAGCTGTCTGAAAAATTTAATGAATGCCACTCGCAATGGTAGTATTATCGTTTTTCATGATAGTGATAAAAGCTATGAGAAATTGCAAAAAATCTTACCTAATTACTTCCGTTGGCTGAGAAATCGAGGATATAAAAGCGCTAGGCTTTAA
- a CDS encoding thioredoxin family protein, translating into MSKFGELISTNVPVLFNFFTDWNDDSTSMHPVLRDVAAAVGDKARIIKINVDKNPQLSEALRIKGLPTIIIYKNGEMKWRQSGLQDGSSLISLLNQFAR; encoded by the coding sequence ATGTCAAAATTTGGTGAATTGATAAGTACAAACGTACCTGTATTATTCAACTTTTTTACAGACTGGAACGACGATTCTACTAGCATGCATCCAGTGCTTAGAGATGTGGCAGCCGCTGTAGGTGATAAGGCACGTATCATAAAGATTAATGTAGATAAAAACCCGCAGTTGTCTGAAGCATTGCGTATCAAAGGCCTTCCTACCATCATCATCTATAAAAATGGTGAGATGAAATGGCGTCAAAGCGGTTTACAAGATGGTAGTTCACTTATTTCCTTGCTCAATCAGTTTGCACGCTAG